The genomic interval gcagagtgtGAGGCAGCGGTGCCCACACCCTGCGCCCTGCCCGGAGAAGTGGGGCTGGCTGCCGAGGCCCCAAGCCCACCGCTAACGgggcctgctctgctctttccagaaCTGCTTTGTCTGTGGCGAGAGGGGAGCTGCCATCAACTGTGCGGACACAGGCTGTGAGCGCAGCTTCCACCTGCCCTGCGCTGAGGACGGGGAATGCGTCACGCAGCACTTTGGGCAGCACAGGTGAGGGCTGTCAGCAGGGAGGAACCCGCAGCGACACCTCCAGCATCCTGCCGCAGCCAGAGCCCAGGCCTGGCGCTCTGTTCCTGGTCCTCTGTCCTcctcacagcacttctcaccatgcccactccTTCTGTCCTCCCACGCAGGTCCTTCTGCTGGGAGCATCGCCCTCGGCAGGCAGCGGAGGCAACTCCATCGCAGAACACCGTCTGTGTCATCTGCCTGGAGCCCGTGGGGGACAGCACGTCCTACCACACCATGGTGTGCCCGGTGTGCAAACAGGCCTGGTTCCACCGGGGCTGCATCAGGGTAGGAGTCCTCCCCTCGCCCTGTGGGCACGgctggtgctctgcagcagccagccccGCTCACGCTCACGCTTGTGCTTGTCCTGCAGAAACATGCCCTGCACGCCGCCACCATGCTATTCTTCTGCCCCgtctgcagaggaaaaagacgATTCCGCTCCCAAATGATCGCGCTGGGGATCCAAATCCCCATCAGGTTGGTGttcttctgcccagctctgcgGACACTCAGGCACAGGTGCTGTGCCTGCCCAGGAACTGCCCCTGGCCCTGGCAGGCCATCCTGCGAGCACTGGTCTCGGcttcctggagaagctgggaaTGAGATCAAGGGAGATGAGCAGGGATGCCCTGAATCTGCCTCACACCTGGGGCACCCGAGACTCATCAGATTCCCTCTCTTCTCTGGCAGACTACCATCCTGGTGGGACGATGAAGCATACGAGCCGCTGCGACAAAGCTACAGTCGCTGCGATGCCAACCCGTGCGTCTACCGAGGAGGCAGGGAGGAGGGGTGAGTGACCTCCGCAGTCCTCTGGGGCTCTGCGTGGGATCTCAGCCTCACCATAGGCTTGGAATTATCCTTAGAGCAAAGACGGAGCACCAGAGCCatgctggctgctccctgccttggcTCACTTTGTCCTCACAGCCACAACCTGTTTGCTTCCCCAGGCTCTGGCAGCTGTACGTCTGCAGCTCCTGCGGCTCACAAGGCGCGCACTGGTGCTGCTCCTTCTGGGACATTGGCAGAAACGGCTGGGAGTGCGACGGCTGCGCTGGCAGGAGCACTGGTAAGAGGCAAAGAGCCGCGTGCCGTGGGACTGGGGCCGGCAAGGCCTAGCAAGGTGCTCAGGGTGGGCTCGCCACAGTCTCTCTGCCCCATGAGGGATGGCAGCCTGtcctgccctggggctgcatgTTCATCCTGCTGAGCTTCCTGTCTCTCCTTACAGCCTCCCGCACCAGCGCCGAGCttgccagccccagcacttcGAGCCAGGAGGTACCGGTGCCTTCCCCCGTCTTTGCAGGACctgaagacagcagcagctctggtccTGCTAcacaggcagctcccagcccatcCTGCAACTCCCAGCTGCCTGAGCTCAGCGTCCAGCCCAGAGTGACGGAGACTGAGCAGACCACCACCCGCTCACATCTCTCTGAGGAGCGGGACACAAGTCAGCAGCACCGAGGACGTGGTGGGAGAAGACGGGCACCAGCTGCAGGCGCTGAGACCTCCTCCCAGAGGCCCAGAAGACGGGGGACCACGCGGTCCTCCAGAACATCCCAGACACCTGCAGCCACAAATCGTCCCAGGCAGCGGGAGACTGGCCGTACAAGAAGCCGCTCCCCGTTGCAAGGCCGGGCCTCGGGCTCCCACAGTCGGCCCCAAAGACAACGTGGTGGGAGCCGTACAACACCTCGAGGTGCTCAGAGCGGCACCCACACCTCAACCAGACCAGCACCATCAAGGTCCTCGAGGGATTCCCCTCTGCCTGCACGCAGGAGACAATCCAGGCAACGAGGGCGGGCCCGCACTCGAAGCCGATCCCCACTGGGGCGTCGCGCTTCCACTTCCCGCAGCCGGCCCCGACGAGGCCGTGGGAGCCGGTCCAGGCAGCGGGGACCAGCCCGGGCACGAAGCCACTCCCGGGCAAAACATCCAAGAAGACGGCCCCACAGCCAGTCCCGAAGACGGCGCTGATGAAGCTGTGTCCCATCCCATCGTGATGGCTGTGGTCTCAAGCGGCAAAGAAAACCTTGAAGAGAGTCCACACATACCACCTTCATCCTTCGGTGGACCAGCCCGGGCACAAAGCCGCTCCCGGGTCCAGCATTAGAGAAGACACCCCCACAACCAGTCCCAAAGACAGCATGGAAACACCCACGTCCCATCCCCGCGTGACGGTTGTGGTTccatctttcaaaaaaaatacaccttCAACACACTCCCCACATGTTGGCTTCACTCGTCTCTGTCCTGCAGTAGGCAGTGTTAGGAGCTGAGACCGCGGGGTCGCCTTCtccccagcaccttcccagATGGTTGTCGTGGCGTTATCTTTAGATCTACCTGTGTCCGTGAAGGGGGACAGCATGCCCACAGGCCcagcagcctggaaaaaaagGGGTGTCAACAGTTTGCAGGCCAGTCCAGCCCTTTTCTGACTAATGATGGGAAAGGGGGACCCACAGATCCACATCCTGGGAAAcgggagaaggggagaaggggggaagGGTACGGAGGTGGGAGATAGGcctaacaacaaaacagcagcagtgatctgaggaggaaagtcAATTTCCTAAGCatggtatcggaatgcaagattACACAATCTAATACTTCACACAATCCTTGACTGCTGAGGTTAGCTGCTTCAGAGCCGTCCCGGCCAGAACGGCAGCAGCTGATTGCAAGGTACAGGGAGGTTTTGGTCAGTTCATTACCAGAGGAACTCCAAGCCTCCAACAGAGGAGCCAACAGAGCAGCCCAACAGTTCTTGTGAGAGCAGCGGGGATGTTCCAGTGTGACTCCAggactgcagccctgggcaaggcacagctcctctcctgtctCTGGCATGGTGACCGTTGCCAGCAGgcc from Lagopus muta isolate bLagMut1 chromosome Z, bLagMut1 primary, whole genome shotgun sequence carries:
- the LOC125687336 gene encoding PHD finger protein 7-like → MPNMAEKKEETPDSGEPVCVLCGRAQVNPDICGQTFASGGLCAHQFCLFFANGLLERRSLAGEIFGFPIGAIQHTVQLAGQKNCFVCGERGAAINCADTGCERSFHLPCAEDGECVTQHFGQHRSFCWEHRPRQAAEATPSQNTVCVICLEPVGDSTSYHTMVCPVCKQAWFHRGCIRKHALHAATMLFFCPVCRGKRRFRSQMIALGIQIPIRLPSWWDDEAYEPLRQSYSRCDANPCVYRGGREEGLWQLYVCSSCGSQGAHWCCSFWDIGRNGWECDGCAGRSTASRTSAELASPSTSSQEVPVPSPTPAATNRPRQRETGRTRSRSPLQGRASGSHSRPQRQRGGSRTTPRGAQSGTHTSTRPAPSRSSRDSPLPARRRQSRQRGRARTRSRSPLGRRASTSRSRPRRGRGSRSRQRGPARARSHSRAKHPRRRPHSQSRRRR